Proteins encoded together in one Glandiceps talaboti chromosome 11, keGlaTala1.1, whole genome shotgun sequence window:
- the LOC144442528 gene encoding uncharacterized protein LOC144442528, whose protein sequence is MNPLTNVRNINKLNETEASLGIAPSKSWHNQYKDSAWIFIGGLPYDLTEGDIICVFSQYGEIVNINLVRDKKTGKQKGFCFICYEDQRSTVLAVDNLNSVKLLGRTLRVDHVADYRKPKEDEGDDDITKKIRQEGVAPKTPPPSSSSSEEEEVYEVRVKKMKKDKGSAHKKSKKKVKKEQREKETRQEKEKHGDWSQERKSKPTHKHETSARKQRPESDDDRQDRKRKHGQDDEDKHIQDYHQERTDRTSKEKYRDYGSKDDHKESYRERDEQPRGYYQKDDPHRTRTKESYPDTHRDRDRGSYRDPHRGSDRDPHRGSYRERDVDQVRHRDFERDRDYDRYRYRDSDRDQDRHRDRGRERDRHR, encoded by the exons ATGAA CCCCCTAACTAATGTGAGgaatataaacaaattaaatgaaaCAGAAGCAAGTCTTGGAATAGCGCCCTCTAAGTCCTGGCATAATCAGTACAAAGACAGTGCCTGGATATTTATTGGTGGTCTACCTTATGACCTGACAGAGGGAGATATAATCTGTGTTTTCTCTCA ATATGGAGAAATTGTGAACATAAATCTAGTCCGAGACAAGAAGACGGGAAAGCAGAAAGGGTTCTGTTTTATTTGTTATGAAGATCAAAGAAGTACAGTACTAGCAGTTGATAACTTAAACAGCGTAAAG CTTCTTGGGAGGACTCTAAGGGTTGATCACGTGGCAGATTATAGGAAACCAAAAGAAGATGAAGGTGATGATGACATTACAAAGAAAATCAGACAGGAAGGAGTTGCACCTAAAACTCCacctccatcatcatcatcctcagaGGAAGAAGAAGTCTATGAAGTCAGAGTCAAAAAGATGAAGAAAG ACAAAGGTTCTGCTCATAAAAAGTCAAAGAAAAAGGTCAAAAAAGAACAACGTGAGAAAGAGACTAGACAGGAGAAAGAAAAGCATGGAGATTGGAGTCAAGAAAGGAAAAGCAAACCAACACACAAACATGAGACATCTGCGAGGAAACAGAGACCTGAGAGTGATGATGACAGACAAGACAGAAAGAGAAAACATGGACAGGATGATGAAGATAAACATATTCAAGACTATCACCAGGAAAGAACAGATAGAACTTCCAAAGAAAAGTACAGGGATTATGGCAGTAAGGATGATCATAAGGAGTCCTATCGAGAAAGAGATGAGCAACCTAGGGGGTACTACCAAAAAGATGATCCACATAGAACCAGAACAAAAGAATCCTATCCAGACACACAtagggacagagacagagggtCATACAGAGACCCACACAGAGGGTCAGACAGAGACCCACACAGAGGGTCATACAGAGAAAGAGATGTGGATCAAGTCAGGCACAGGGACTTTGAGAGAGACAGGGACTAtgacagatacagatatagagaCAGTGATAGAGACCaagacagacatagagacagagGTAGAGAGCGAGATAGACATAGATGA
- the LOC144442812 gene encoding uncharacterized protein LOC144442812: protein MTNNGDVKVMPEADENGDGPGLLLPGYIIASQMGGGGAAAAGGGEALATGGGDAMGGGDAGCCGCFDCDCDCCCCCGDEGCGSCVEAGCGTICDNAPECTIL from the coding sequence ATGACTAACAACGGAGATGTCAAAGTTATGCCGGAGGCCGATGAAAATGGCGACGGTCCGGGTCTTCTACTGCCTGGTTATATCATCGCATCGCAGATGGGTGGTGGAGGGGCAGCCGCTGCTGGGGGAGGTGAAGCACTTGCCACAGGAGGGGGTGATGCAATGGGTGGTGGAGACGCGGGTTGCTGTGGCTGTTTTGATTGCGATTGCGATTGCTGTTGTTGCTGCGGTGATGAAGGATGTGGGTCGTGTGTTGAGGCAGGGTGCGGCACTATTTGTGACAATGCACCCGAGTGCACCATTTTATAA